ttaaaatactCCTCCTTACTTataaagctctaaatggtcaggctccatcctgtCTGTTGCAGCTCATAggtccttaccaaccctcaagatcactgtgctctgaaaatgcaggattacttgtggttctTAAAGTTtacaaaagtaggataggaaccagagccttcagctaccacgctcctctcctatggaaccatcttccagtttcggtcagggaggcagacaccatttcAACTTtcaagggtagacttaagaccttcctttttgataaagcttataattagggctggctcaggttgcctggaccagcccatagttaggctgacataggtttaacctgctggGGACTTCCTATGacacactgagctccttttccttctcttaatCCCGCCAtctgaaaatcatgcatgtctgtttactgcattacccTTACTGCTAAGCTAGCCTTATATCTGTGACAGccgtttgcaagcttagcttagcctcagtagtttagcttagtcttgcatctgtgatagccatgtggtactgtcactacctggggctcgcaattacggagcctgggtctgttgaactgcactacgctaatcctgttgcctctccaGAGGATTCCTGCTCCcctgtttcctagttttcctggatcctggctgtaaccttggctgtgcctgatcatggtgatagctgtgctgatgctgtgactctgcctttggttgtgctcgtgctgtggctgcactgatactgctcgccctgatcgttgtctggtcctggttgcgccgatgccgtgatcttgcctttcgacacctccctatcaatatacgcatgagacACTTAtaaccctcaacatcatcatagagtgcattttataatttcagacctatcgttattgtaatatgacatgcatctgtttctgttattgttgtgcctctctcccccactctctccctctcctctcctctctctttctctttcctttttgccatgattgtatttcatttgttatttacgacatctattgcacgtctgtccatcctggaagagggttcctcatcatcctctaccactcttcctgaggtttcttccttttttttcccccattacagggtttctttttttctggagtttttccttgggtgatgtgagggtctaagggcagagggatgtcgtacactgtaaagccctctgaggcaaaccatgttttgtgataatgggctctataaataaaattgacgtGACTTGACTTGATCTTGCCATTTGGGAGATTGCACCAAAAGAATCCCCTGCAGCCcttaaagcacttttcccaTAGaccacttttgaaaaaaaaaaagtgttataaaATAGCCTGATTCTGAATATTCAAACAGAATATGTTGTATATATGATtgtatcaaattcagaatattgtcatattcagaacAGAAGGGGACTGTTGATGTGCATGTAACCGCAGCCTCAGTTATTGCTTAGAAATGACTGCTGACACTTGTGATGTGTCACACTAAAGGCCGCCGCTGAAGTACTACATGTCATGCTCTCACTCTTCTTTTGATTCCacaatgctggcatgctgtctaaaatcacagtGGAGCTGCATGGTTCTGTGTAGAAATGCAAACACTTCATGAAGAAGGGACTATGCGGCGTCTCTATATCGTCACCTATACGTAAAATTACTACTGATCAGCCTTGAAGAAATCCAAAGAATCTGTTAAAGACTTGGAAGCTAGAAGCTGCTTTtggttggtttggtttggtaGGACCCATCTGGGAGTCCGGTATCTAGTTATTATTACAGATCTATGAGTGGGTGCACCGGCGGCTGTCTCCTCTTCACTGTATTAAACAGACTAAGCCTTAGTATAAGCAATCACAAGCTTCCTCCGCTGGCATCTGCACGATCCGACTGCTGTGAGTTCTTAAGTAATTCATATACTTGAACATACTGAGTGAACTTAACGACAGGACCGTCTCTGACAGCACAGTCCGACACAAAGTGCGGCGTCTGAAATGACCGAAGACTTTAATGAGAGCTATCTGATATAACGCACCTGAATAGCTGTTTTATTGGACTGCGATAGATTTTAACGTTAGCGGACTTGGGGTGTCCACCGGTCTATGAGGCTGGACTCAGCTGTGACCTTTCACACAATTTGAAGGTAACACTGTAACGATGATGTGAATGCCTTCTACGTTCAGGTACGAAATGTaacagtgacacaaacacaaactgaaaagcGACAGAGGCACAACCAGCAGAATGATATAAAATTGACGTTatataacatattttcaaattgaTGTCATTATGCTGTATCCTACATTAGCTTAAATCGCTTACATCAGTCAGATGTCCATCTGTCCTTATTCTTTAATATTGACGTTACTTAGCTGTGACCTTACTGGTCCTGTCTGGCATGACTACACGAGGTGGGAACGAATCCGTGCTAAATGACAAGCTAGCTAGCAGTCCAGTGACGCGAGCTTTGATTAGCAGCTAGCTAGCGAACTACAGTAACGTTACCGAAGGCATTGTAATATGTTTCAGTTAGGGACTTACCGTGGATAGGGGTCGTTCCTCACAAATAGTCCTCTTGCATTCTGCCCCCTCGGCTTTTGAAATCTTGGCTGGCTAACTAGTTAGTAACGCTTCTAACGTTACGCGACTGGATGTTAGTAATGAGTTAGCTGTCTATGCTAAGTGAAGGGGGCGTCGCAGAATGTTCCAAGCAACGCAGACTCGATAACAAGCTGCTATGCAGCACTGACAGTGACTCGGACAAcgcacttggactcaacaagcttcaataaataaacactaaactactttttttgctgttgccCAAATATCACGTCGTTTCAGCCCATCAACAGCCACTGGGATATTTCCTTGAGATGTTGCAGTCGAAGCAAAAGCAGTCCAAGCCCTCTGGTCGAAagttcttcctcttctttcagTTTTAGTGGCGGTTGGTAAACTAGCTTTTGGGCGCATTACTGCTCCCTGCTGGACGGGAATTTGGAGCAGCTGATTGGCAGGAAGAAACAAAACCCCTAAATTCTCTCTTGTTCCCGTTACTCTAAGTAATCGACAAGAAGTTTACGTACAATCCTGGATGTCTTTCATAGCAGATCCCCTCgtgtattaataatataatacaatataatatagcGTCTTTCTTCAGTTAGTCCTGTTAATAACTCATTTCTTCACCATATCTGTTGCAATCTATGAGTACATATATCTATATTAACATATGCACATACATACTTAAtgctatatatacatatatatatcagggattttgtttttctatgaTTGCATGTGACAAATTAAGTAGATGGATTGATTTAGATATATATTTGGCTTGTGTAAGTCTGTCAAGAGATAATAgaggtctgattttttttaattgttttttgttgacgcCATTGTATAGTACTTCCAAAGTATTATAATTCATTGTATTACCTTAAGTGAGGTATTTCTATTAGCCCATTTGGGTTTCTTACCTCACTggcatcctgtttttttttgttttttttttgtttctgtattgtTTTTGACCTGTTTTCTGTTACCGTTTTTAATggggcaaataaaaaaattaaaatgaagatCACATTACCCGTCTGACGTGTAACAGATGTGCTTCACGTTTTATTTCACAATCGCTGTATGAAGGAAGATTAGAGTACATTTAGCTTACAGTTGCCATTGGAAACAGCGGTTCTGCGTTAGGTTTGGGGGTCGAGATCCCAGGCTCTTCCTCACCTCACCCGACTAAAGCTGAAGGCCACACAGTGGTCTCTCTCCCATTGGATATTAGGACTACCTCGGTGTCTGCTTTATGTGTAATGTAGGTTATTCTTAATGTCCATCATGGTCTTTACAGGCAGGAACTCGCTGTTACCTCCTAAATCTTCCTGACTGGTTCTGATGGATGTAACAAAGAAACcagcaaatatatatatattatttattttagcttttagtgaaaagttgtttttttcaccacgATTGGCTCTAAAAATTCACAGCATGTTGTACATCCtatgtaattcttttttttagtcatcATTACCATAGTTGTTGACAGGCAGGGTCTGTTTGGACTTTTGGGGGGGTGTACTACAAAGGCCACCTGGGAGCTTAGAATATGAGtagatttttctttgtaattttaaattatgtcagGGAACATAATATTTCCAACTGCCTCATCTTTTTCctgtcactttttctttttatattctCCATCACTTGACCTGCTCGCTAGTCTGCTAAATTATAAGCCTTGCTGGCTTGTCAACTCCACTTTAGTAAAACACAGAAGGCAAGTTGAAATCtaaagatttgtttattttgtattacttTATGTTCAGACAATCAGAAAATGACATCTTCTCTTTTCACCGTCTTCTAAGATCTATTTAGTGATAATACAAACACCTAATGCAAAACATATCTAAGTTAAAGGTGGTGAGGCCTGCATTGAAGTGGTTCTCAGAGCCCACCCTAAATGCAGGCAACACGACAGTACGGGATGAAAGGAAGCCCAGTTCCTGTGTCATCTACTCTGCACTGCCTCTTTCCATTCAGTCTGGAATGCTTCAGCTTCGTGTTggtacacagacacactgtcCCATCCTCATATGTGCTGAGctctgcagcaacagcagcagacaaGTACTGGCTGAATAATGTCACATGTTCACAATTCAAGGCCCCAGAGTTGTAGGTTCACTTAAACCATTGCCCGTAGAACACTTTAGGGGACCCTTCTATTGGGCAAAAATTTGTTGCTGTCCCCCATCAACCTGATGTTTGTAAAGTCTGGTTTACACAGTATTTTTTGACCTATTTGAGAACTTTCTCATCTGGCACTCCTATAGACAGGGCAATAGCATGTCAGTGCCTTTTACAACCTTTACAAATGATCTGTTGGAAAAAAGATTCATATTATTGTTCTCTGATCCTCCACCTAAAGTAACCCAAGCAAGTCCAGGTGCCTACACTACAGCTCTTAGAATTACCATGACCAggatgactgagaatcttcacTAACAACACCTTGTGATATTGATCAACTGAGGTAATATTTAGCTTTGTGCTACATATAGCAATTCTGCAATTGATCAAGTACCAAAAAACCTACTGACACATGAATACGGGGTCTTTACGGGGCCTGAATgtgaaactgcacaaaaaactaaGCAAAACTACAAAAGAGAGAATATCAAAGCTGATTCTCCCTAAGCCAATGGAGTTCAGATTCCATATCAACCAGTGTCCACCCTGAAagtttttggccagttttttgAGACTACGCGAACTAAAGACACtaaacacctgctaacatcttgatatttaatgcaatgagaatggaAATGATCAACACTCACACCAGGTCAAATaactgcagtagtcacaggtttttatcacctCCGGCTCCcaacacctgggtgaacgcagtaatttcagctccttaatcggcgagatgcaatgataCGCCATCACTAATTACCGTCTGTGTACTCCAAAGCAGCTAaaacattgttccaaattagTCTACACTGGGTTTGAAAGGGGGActtaataagtaagagataaataacgagaagaaaccactgaagtTTTGAAAgatctgttcctgctgctgtctactgtttacctgttctcctgcctatTTGTGACGTcgcacacacggacacaccaacaagacaacgcacaaacacacacaggtcagaGGCAGACTCGCTCTCCTGCAGTgagttcagtggcagtgggaatacagcCAATCGCTCTCATTTAGCAGGTTTATCTGtgttaaaaaacctgcatgcacatgctaattttgatGGGAAAGGGTTGTAAGCTGTTTAATTTAggagaaaaggcacaaaatatGCCCTGCAAAAAAGAGGACATAGAAAAActtccagagagagagagaaattgctGATGACGAAGAAAGACTTTGGAGAGGAAGTTTGACCAGAGCTTCTGTTTGTCCAGAgaaactgcagagaaaacagaagagtGGCTCTGCAGGAGGCGAGAAGAAATTGGTACGAGAAACATCTCAAGGACACTGACTGTGCTGTCAAGGCCACAAGGCCTGCTCAAGTACGTCACTGAGGTAGACAATCTGACCCAAGATATGTCAGACAACCTCCACACATCTGTGGGCTTGGGAATTTGATAAGGATGAGCTGctggcagagctgcagaggcTTGAGAAGAATCTGGATGAGTGTCTCTTTGAGAAGGACAGAACCGAGGGGACAGTCTCGTGTCCCAAAGTGTCCAGAACCAGCAGCATcgtttactttcactttcaccccACATCAGTTGTAGAGGGATGGTAAGCTCACCTCCTAGCCCTTTCATTTACTACCAGGGGCTGAAGTGGATCATCATTCGTTCTATGAATAGAACTGCCTGTGTAAAGTATGTCAGAGCCTTAACAGTGAGTACCCGCAGTACCAAAGTGTTGTCAGTACATTCCAACATGCAACTGTGAATCCCTTTTGACTGAGGCCCAGATCCATACAGAGTTAACATTCCAGACTGAAGAGGCAGAGACACTTGAACACAACTAATGCAGTGTGAACTGCCAGGCAAAGTGGTACTTGTTGCGCTAGACATCATTCTGCTGTGAGCTAACCTCAGTAAGAAACTACGGAGCTACAAAGTACATGTGCTtgttctgacaaaaaaaaatactctacaCAGACATTTTCTCTGCAGTTAGATGGACAGTCACCTGTCACTTCTCTGAGGTAGTAAACAAGTAGAAATATCATTAAAGGCAAGTATAGAGAACAATGTTTGACTCTGGAAAACACCACTAGGACCGGTGTGTACCCGGTCCTTCAAAGTTGAATTTTCAGCATACTCCCTTCTTCAACAGTGGTAAAATCTGCCTAACTGTTACAGGTTAAAACTATTTCTAATGATTTTTGCAGAAAGGTATATGACAAGGTAGAGGTAGAAAATTTGACCAAAGTATAGTGTCAACATCTGTCGCTAGATAAAAAGTTTAGATTCATAAAATCTACCTTTATAGTTTCAATCTAATGGCACAAGTAAGAGCCAAAATAACTAaaagcaaatacaaataaaaacagaaacccATTGTTCTGCATGTTTGAGGTACAGATCaaattcatccttttttttcttttttttagaaatgtcataaGTGCTAAAACCTAGTCAGGAGATTAGACACTCTTAGAGAGGCACAGCAGtagtattttaagacattgGTGCAACACTTGGAGGCTGGTTACAATGCTCAGGAGAGAGGTCCTTCAACAATCAGTTCATGGAATTAAGGCAGAAAGGAGAGTATCATCtgattatctctctctctaaataTATTCTTTCCAATATCACATTAATCACTCCCAACATCAACATCCGACTGGAGGGCTCCTCCATCTCCACTTAATCAATGTCATGAGTGGAGTATCCTTTATTGGAAGGTTGCTGATTTGGTTCCATTATTCTGTTAAAGGAACCATGAATTGAGGGGGCGGGTGTCACCTTTTAGTCCTTATCATGTCAGATACTCTTGAGATCCAACACCATAGCCTTGTGGAAGAATGGGTGTCAATACCCACAGTGATACAGTGAACGCTAGGAAATAGGTACAAGTGCTCTTGAAGGCCTTTGAGGAATCAATGCTGCATTCTACtcagaaataaaatcagaaaatcacAGCGAGCAGGTCAAAGTTACACCCTATTCATATTCAGTGATGTcgtttgaaaataacaaaacaggtAAGACGGAGGGCTTTGACACTTCCTTTTGCCTGTTCACAAGTGCTGCTGGTCACATCATGTATGTAGGGTTGCCACCTTCCACCATGGAAAATATAGAAATTGGGATGACAGCTTGATGGCTtctgttttacaaatatatgGATCTACATATTGCAAAGAGTATTTTTCCTGACCATTACAGGTGGTACGCACTCAAACAGCCAGCTGTGTGTATACCTACGATCACGTCTCATGTCAGGTCTCAGCTCATGTTCGCAAGTTGGAGGTAGTGTGGATCTGCAGTGCAGCAGTGAATCTGGCTGAGCTGGAGAATTCTTATTAGATAGATTATTAGATTAGATATTCTGACTGGCAATTTAGTGCTTGCAGCCACATAATATACACTTTTGGAAAGTCTAGTACATGTGAGAAAATTGCTGCCTCTAATGATCCATCTTTTATTTGAGACACTGACAAGTCAAAGCATGTTTCCACCatttatcattaaaaagaaGAGAATTCACTCTGCAACAGTGTAATTACTTAAATACTAGTAGCTTGggccattacattttttaccGATGTCCAGCTCGGACGCAGGTAGAGCATCTATTTCTCCTCCACCACCTGTTGAAAAAGCAGCACTGAGAATATACAGATGGCCCCAAACTTCATGGTTGCGGTCTGTTATAAGCTCTTATATGAATACTGTAACAATATTAGTATTATATATAGGCAAATATAAAATGTCGACTTTAGGTCAGTACATATGATGaatgtataaattaaatattccaACCTCAGCTGGAATGCACTGTTACATTTGTACCACAACAGTGATTTCTTTCCATACTGGCTTTTTCATACTTTCTGGGGTCTAAGCATTTCAATTACTAGCTCACAGAAGTTTCTCCTTTTGGccatattttgtgtctccataTGTTGTAAACTCTCAAGGCCAGGGCTCCAACGCCGAGAATACATTGGGGCATGATATGTAAATGACAGTGGTTTTCTGCACCCGCATTTATTAACAGCCCATCATTCGTACACTGTAATTGGCATGATGAGAATGTTTGATGAATCACACGCAAACCCTAACGTAGGATGATTTCTACACTAGCAGATGTCCACTGGGCATTATTGTTGACACCATAtgatgtaaaatgtgtcaatgaACATCCACAGATTGTTTTCAGAGATGGGGAAACATTTTATCTATTGTCAAAACTCAACTGCACATGCTCCAACcacgtttttttctttaagtcacATATTAATCTTGCCCTGATCCAAGCCAACCCATTCAGGGATGCCAACAGGACTAATATCTATCTgtgcttttctgtattttatggGACAGGCAGCAACCCTGAGATTAGTGACCTGGTGAACACAGTGTCTGCAAATGTCTATTTAAAAGGTCTCTGCTCATCTTTTTAGACTCAAGGGATTTAGGTGAACTACAGCTGCTGCACTGCTTTGTGATGCCTCGTTCAGACAGAGAGGAGTAAGGAGCATCCCGAGTGGGGTTGGGCATTGAAACCCGATGCTAATATGGCACCAGTTCTTATAAGATGAAGTACCTTCTGGACCAATTCATAATGCAAAATTCAGTCACTCGTCTCTGCTCTTATTGTTGTGACAGTCTCAGCCTCTTCTAAACAGATAatggagaaatgtctgtctgctgagtctctcctgagttagTGAGGAATTACAGATCCCaaatcaaaatttattttgctgttagtAGTCCTGTAACTGTTCTTTAATGATACGTTATtgcggttgtttttttttttttgtttgtttttttttaaatgaggcaAATTTGTTAATAATGCTTtgtatttatctatatatttaagTGTACTTTAAACTGTAACATTTACTGTTACAATTTCAAGATTTAATCTGCCTTCacaattataagaaaaaagttgttttttagtgtcattaacagtttttttttattttgaaaaaaaaatattggttcAGGTGCCATTTAGGCATCAGTACCATTTTGAAAGTATTGTTTTTGCACCAgtattggtgaaaaaaaagcaagcaataCCCAATCTTAATCCTGGGAAGAAGAAACAAACGTGTTGTGACTGACAGCAATTAAAACGTCTGAATGAATTTCATATTGGTGCAACCACTGGCTGCAAATTGGCAGTTAACAGGTGCATGCAGTGTCTAAAAAATTCAAACTAtttaaataatacagaaaatacGTTACATGGACCTAAAGAACATTTCTTGTAAGCAACACCTCTCTGTCTGAACAGGAACTACAGTGTCAAGTGTTCTGACCAACTCTTTTTGTAAAGAGGCTGACCCACAGGCAGCAGCGAAGCAGCAGTTTCCCACCTGGTGTGATTTGGCATGACTTCAACCTTTAAAGGCCTGCAATGTTGAAAATGAAACGCAagtgcattttaatttaatgatgcAAAGTAGTGATGCCTGACCAGTAGCTTTTTAGCATTAGAGTTTGTGTCACCATGCTGATATTACATCCTCAATGTGAAATTCTGGCCTGAAAAGCTGATctgctttgatttcttcaaTATAGAATTTCAGATTTCTCAAATGCATTTGCAGTTCAATTCCAGTAAGATTGtgtgatatttttgattttttagttGTTTCGTTAACTGATAGCACATATGCAGTCTTGCTTGTTCACCAACTGTTAATGACTTTGCGCTAACAAGGGCTAACTCTGAATTCCACAGACATGGTTTAATTTACACTACTTGAAATAATGGTCATTTCCCATCTGCTGATATACTTGACATCAGTAGGTATAATGCCTGATGGCTGGATGGGAAGCTCTTTACTGCATATTTTAGTAAGTTAACCATCAGCTATATATACAGACAGTGGGGTTTGCATTCTCAACCTTTTCGTGCACATATTTACGACTCAAACTGAGCACATCCTGTGACAACTTTTCTCACTCTGTAAGGTTGTTCATGCTCTAATatttcaaaagaagaaaatctcaAGTCAGCTTCAGTTAGGAACGTGACATTCCCTAATGCAGTAGCATTTTCCATGAGAACCTAAAACTGGATGACTCAGCATTGTGCGGCACCTGTGACAAGCATGTTAAGTGCATCCACTGTTGGTAGCAGGTCTGACAAACACAAGTAGTACTCTACTTTGGTTGTAGTGAGACCTTACACATTTCCTCAAATGTTCAAgcttcctttttaaataatgaggtaaTACTGATGAGGTGATCTGTTGTGTTCGACAAAAAGAAACTAAGAGTAGCATCATTAGCACTGACAGGCTAAAGTCACACATTTGTTTTACAATAAAGATGctgttctcatgtttttttccccttttcattaaaaagcatgAGCACATGTGAAGGCAACATTTGTAGGGACAGAGCTGCTTACTGCTGAAAGGCCTGGTAGTAGTGAGGTAGGGAGCTGGAAGTGCTCATAGCAGGACTACTGTATGCCTGAGGTAGCTGGCTGTGGTTGTGTGCTCCAGGGCCCTGGTGTACATGAGCCTGTGGAGGCTGGAAAAAGGTGAAAGGCCCCGGAGCCTGGGAGGACAGCCCAGTGGTAGAGGCTGgaggggaggtggtggtggtagtgGGTGGATAGCTCATCACTAGCCCTCCCATCCCCATGTGAGGGCTGTAGGGCGGCAGGCTGAAAGGCAAGAAGCCCAGCAGAGGCCCTAGGTCCATGTTAGTGGTGCAGGACAGCTCAGTTGAGGAGACAGCAGGGCTCCTGGACAGCAGGTGAGGGTCACCACCAACACCTACGCCTTCACCCGGTACCTCCCTCTGAGGGGAGGCAGAAGTAGAGGTAGAGGAGCTGACTGCACTCAGGTGAGGTGGGGGGGCACTCTGCAGGTCCAGCAGAAAACTGTCCACGTCGGTGCGAGGATATGAGGTAGATCCGTGCTGGTACCTGGTCATATTGCCGTAGGGCTGCTGTTGTGGAGCTGCCGGGGGCTGCAGGTGATGGTGGTGAGGGTGAGAAGATTGGGGGGGCATGTGGCGAGCCACACCTATACTGGAGGACAAAGAGCCCTGCATGAGGCCATGAGGGTGGCCCATCGCAGAGACAGGATTGGCCATGGGGTAAGAATTGTACATGTCCCTGGAGAAAGTCTCCATGGGCTCCTTGGAGACAGAGCCCATATCAGAGGCCACAGGCCGAGGCTCCTCCTTCACTGGGCACTGGGTGGCAGGGCTGGGTGTAGCTGCAGGAGTGCTGGGTGTACAGGGTGGCATCAACCCTGACTCCTGGGCATGGCTCTTCTTTAAATGCCGGGTCAGATGGTCTCTGCGACCAAAGCGTTGTGCACAGCGCGGGCACAGGAAGTCACGGCGCCCAGTGTGCACCACAGCGTGACGACGTACATCCTTACGGGTGTAAAAACGGCGGTCACAACGCTCACACGAGTATTTCCTTTCTCTCACTGGCACAGTAGCATTTGTGTTGCCATCTAATGGTGGAGGCCTGTCAATATGGCTGCCAAGGTGCTCCAGCAGGGAGGGCGCCCCCTCTGGACAGGGCAGGCCTGCTGCAGCACTGTGGGCTGCCACTAGGTGGCGTCTGTAACCCAGCTGGGTGTTGTACTGCTTCCCACACTCCTGGCAGTGGAAGAGTTGCCTGCTGGCTGGGTGGCTCTCCTGCAGCTGGCTCTTCAGATGGTCCTGCTGGTGAAACATGGTCTAACAGAGGGAACAGAGCTGGCTCTGTTGCTGCACAGGGACTCTGGCCAAGAGCCTGAGCAGACACAGACAAGACTCATGAGGATCCTCCAGAGAGCCGAGCATCAGCCTGCAGACCTCTGGTGGTTTTGTTAACTTAGAGTGCTAGAATTATTGCTAAGTGCTGTTTGTTGACTGTTGGATGGTCTCTTGTGGCAATGACTAGAGGTCTGTCCTGCCTTACTGGGGCAAGCCTGTGTCCAGCACTTGGTTTCTGTGACAGCAGCTGCCATAGCAACCCCAACAGGG
The DNA window shown above is from Plectropomus leopardus isolate mb chromosome 8, YSFRI_Pleo_2.0, whole genome shotgun sequence and carries:
- the LOC121946832 gene encoding zinc finger protein PLAGL2-like, producing MFHQQDHLKSQLQESHPASRQLFHCQECGKQYNTQLGYRRHLVAAHSAAAGLPCPEGAPSLLEHLGSHIDRPPPLDGNTNATVPVRERKYSCERCDRRFYTRKDVRRHAVVHTGRRDFLCPRCAQRFGRRDHLTRHLKKSHAQESGLMPPCTPSTPAATPSPATQCPVKEEPRPVASDMGSVSKEPMETFSRDMYNSYPMANPVSAMGHPHGLMQGSLSSSIGVARHMPPQSSHPHHHHLQPPAAPQQQPYGNMTRYQHGSTSYPRTDVDSFLLDLQSAPPPHLSAVSSSTSTSASPQREVPGEGVGVGGDPHLLSRSPAVSSTELSCTTNMDLGPLLGFLPFSLPPYSPHMGMGGLVMSYPPTTTTTSPPASTTGLSSQAPGPFTFFQPPQAHVHQGPGAHNHSQLPQAYSSPAMSTSSSLPHYYQAFQQ